In Benincasa hispida cultivar B227 chromosome 8, ASM972705v1, whole genome shotgun sequence, the sequence gacgatcaagcaagtgggagataagatgtTGTTTATCGTAAAGACGATGTGTTCGGTCGTGTAGTAAACtgcagcctatcatatagacttagccactcgatcgtttagctacgatcagctgaatgactattgtatagtcaaagctccacgatcatttagtctctgcacaactatcatttagtgaaacactttcgtTTGATAGCttatcattgtaagaaattgtCGAATGAGGcaacttctaattttaggaaaacaattttccttttatctcacggttaccataaaaccaccaataaacTCTCATTCaatcgattattagagaaaaagaaattaattatcatataattaatatattataaacaaatatgataaccaatttacttatatttataacctatagttttaatatttcatctcatgaaacatataaatcataatcctttttctattttatggtacttaatgtaaatcatatttacattaattcctccacttgatgtatctcatacatcacaccaattaatcatatataattgaattttctcttgttaatttgaacacttcaaactaatcccaagaacatctcaacttgaatctattgagctaccaaggggaccttatggacctgtagcttgaaactccaatgatatgaatgactaaactctttaatcacaaggtctaccatccgttaactgtcgggcactctactaaagaccgacagttgtactcttctcactacagatatgtttcggtgtccatattaaccaatcaacagtgcgataacccttcacagctggactaatttaccattttgcccctgtaattacatccaactccttaagtaccactgattcttctaatgaacaataagtcatagcccTACTATGACAATGTTCTCTCttgatgtggccactatgttcaagacctggaatcagaccttaagggagcaatctatctacttacctctgcttcggggaaggagtgaatttcgtcttgtgtaactgagttcccagctcctcaatcagataaatccccaaaaggataggcttgttgagttggcaatctggtcattctcacccatactaatcaaaggaccctCTCATATACAGGAGTTttcaaaacattcaggattaaggtcatgtcacttatggtcgttatagtgagatgtaagtctaaATTATCAACgatattatataaagagactaatcatctcgtggtccagtcttatacaaactctttatataggatacccccgcttgcatgtctccacatgaatggtcaggatcataccatctgtagtagtttacaacacttgtaaacctctacaaagtgggtcatatccgtagtgtcacaaggataaggtatccctcctttatccttatactacagaccttttaggttattacttaaggcatgatccacttgtatatctcatatacatgcttaagtttacatgaaataaccacgaatcttagtttattgaatatgagtaaatgcaaataaaatagcttttcttttattaataacaatgtgtacaaagtttacaattacgagactctgggagattaggacaccaatcccacaAATTGAGATATGATGtctggagttcatatgtttgtgtttagGTTGCAAAGTTATTTTGTCTGGGTTGGTTGTAGGAAGGTGGTCatcaaaattgattattgaatataatttttgccggagtttgtagtcagaggtggttgtcgaagtctgaagttggtcgcatgaagatggtattggagttggtcgttggagttTGTCATTGGATCTGAGGTGGTTTTCGGAGCCCAAAGTTGGTTATCAGAGTGGGTCGCacgaaggtggttgttgaaATTGATCATCGAATGTGATTtttgttggagtttgtagtcgaaggTCGTTCTCGAAGCCTAGAGTTGGTCGCACGAAGGTCGTTGTCGAAGTTGGTCATTGAATTTTGTTGTCGAAGGTAATTTTTGGAGCCTGAAATTGGTCGTGCTAAGGTGATCGTCGAAGTTAGTCACCGAGTTGTCATCAAAGGTTGTTGTTGGAGCTCCGAGTTGGTTCCCAAAGTGTGGCAGCAGTAGTCACCGACAACGGTCGAtgggtggagccattgaaaacaaTGAAAGATGAGAGTTGAAGTGAGTTGGTAGAATTGAGATAAATTGggatgagttggtaaaataaaCCAATTCAACTCCACCCACATTTAAAATTAGTGGACTAAACATTCAACTAACTCAGGTTAGTGAGCCAAACAcccttatttttctaaaaacacACAAGCTTTTACTAAAATGGGTTGGGCCAAAATTCAGTTATTGAAGACAAAAATGGATTTATTGGCCCATTTTCTCTAATCCCATGGTTATGGATCTGTTAATATCGATCCATGTACTTCTTCTCTCCATATTGTCCAGACTCAGAGAGAGAGAGCAAGCACTGTCGGTCGCTGATGGCTAATCTTTTCATTCTCAACTTCCCAAGTTTCAGTTCCAGCTTAAGGACTGTCTCTGCTTCAGCTTCATCAAATGGTTCCTCTCTCTATCTTTTATCTGATTGTTTTCCCCTCCCTTATTCACTTAAACAGTTGATGAATTGGGTATCATGACGATGAAATGGCAGGTGCTCATCCATTATCAGCAGGGAGTGGCAGCGGCAGTGGCCCAATGATCCTGGAGCTTCCTCTGGAGAAGATACGTAGACCTCTAATGAGGACAAGAGCTAATGACCCCGATAAAGTCAAAGAACTTATGGACAGTATACAAGAAATTGGGCTTCAAGTACCCGTGAGCATTTTCTCCTCTTCACTTCATCATATCTGAATTGAACTTCTTTTTACTCTGTTTCCCGAAATTCAATGCACTGAAATGGCCATAATATTGGGTTTCCATGATTTCTTTTGCTGTTTTCTACTGCGCTTGGTTTGAGTAAGTGAAATCAATTGTAATTATTCTGCATTCTGTTAATCTTTTTCCCTTTAGTTCAACACCGGGTGTGTTGGAGATTCGAACCTCTCATCTTTGGTAGAGGTTATTATCGTCTCAACTAGTTGAGGCATTTGCAGGgttgtaaaagaatttaacttAGGCTGTGGAATCTGATTGGAAGAATGATTATAATGTGACAATTTTTGTTAGCTTTGGAATTTGATGGGAAGAATGAGGATAATGTAGCAATTTTAACTTGTGCTTTTTGATGAGTTTATGTTCAGAACTGTTCAAATTTGTATTCATAGAAACATATAGTTTTCTTGCAGATTCATTCGT encodes:
- the LOC120083365 gene encoding sulfiredoxin, chloroplastic/mitochondrial; the protein is MYFFSPYCPDSERESKHCRSLMANLFILNFPSFSSSLRTVSASASSNGAHPLSAGSGSGSGPMILELPLEKIRRPLMRTRANDPDKVKELMDSIQEIGLQVPIDVLEVDGVYYGFSGCHRYEAHQRLGLPTIRCKIRRGTKETLRHHLR